Proteins found in one Microbacterium sp. SSM24 genomic segment:
- the gmd gene encoding GDP-mannose 4,6-dehydratase, whose amino-acid sequence MTQESATKRALVTGITGQDGSYLAELLLSKGYEVHGLIRRSSSFNTQRIDHVYQTAQDPNHRLFLHFGDLSDGSRLVTLLNEIQPHEVYNLAAQSHVRVSFDEPEYTGDITGLGTIRLLDAVRAAHIDCRFYQASSSEMFGASPPPQSEQTPFYPRSPYGVAKVYSYWITRNYREAYGLFAVNGILFNHESPRRGGTFVTRKITRAAARIKAGLQDTLFLGNLDAVRDWGYAPEYVEGMWRMLQHDEPTDYVLATNTAYTVRDFLAFSFERVGLDWEKYVRFDERYLRPTEVDALIGDYGRAKDLLGWEPKVLTPRLAQIMVDADVAALEVEGTHFVDQVQS is encoded by the coding sequence ATGACACAAGAATCGGCAACCAAGCGCGCCCTCGTCACCGGTATCACAGGCCAGGACGGCAGCTACCTTGCGGAGCTCCTCCTCTCCAAGGGATATGAGGTTCATGGGCTCATTCGCCGCTCCTCGTCGTTCAACACGCAGCGGATCGATCACGTCTATCAGACCGCGCAGGACCCGAACCATCGCCTGTTCCTGCACTTCGGCGACCTGTCCGACGGCTCGCGCCTCGTCACGCTGCTCAACGAGATCCAGCCGCACGAGGTCTACAACCTCGCTGCGCAGTCGCACGTGCGCGTGAGCTTCGACGAGCCCGAGTACACCGGCGACATCACCGGCCTCGGCACCATCCGCCTGCTCGACGCCGTGCGTGCCGCGCACATCGACTGCCGCTTCTACCAGGCGTCCAGCTCCGAGATGTTCGGCGCGTCCCCGCCGCCGCAGAGCGAGCAGACGCCGTTCTACCCGCGCTCCCCCTACGGCGTCGCGAAGGTGTACTCGTACTGGATCACCCGCAACTACCGCGAGGCCTACGGGCTCTTCGCCGTGAACGGCATCCTCTTCAACCACGAGTCGCCGCGTCGCGGCGGCACGTTCGTCACCCGCAAGATCACGCGCGCCGCGGCGCGCATCAAGGCGGGACTGCAGGACACGCTCTTCCTCGGCAACCTCGACGCCGTGCGCGACTGGGGCTACGCGCCCGAGTACGTGGAGGGCATGTGGCGGATGCTGCAGCACGACGAGCCCACGGACTACGTCCTCGCCACGAACACGGCGTACACGGTTCGCGACTTCCTCGCGTTCTCGTTCGAGCGGGTCGGCCTCGACTGGGAGAAGTACGTCCGGTTCGACGAGCGCTACCTGCGCCCGACCGAGGTCGACGCGCTCATCGGAGACTACGGCCGCGCGAAGGATCTGCTCGGCTGGGAGCCCAAGGTGCTCACGCCGCGTCTCGCGCAGATCATGGTCGACGCGGACGTCGCGGCACTGGAAGTCGAAGGCACTCACTTCGTCGACCAGGTCCAGAGCTGA
- a CDS encoding glycosyltransferase has translation MRHVLQNLVLPFGDDRDLGRLYLAAEPGVAELRGRSELRVSAGATASFATYFNAFPAAYWSRSTDLVEVRLTVRTTAPGTLRVHRSNRDGDTAIVDERAIVSGSVSVDLPLGEAGSTGWLWFDLIAGEHDATLTAATWDTDREPHRPPTASVGITTIDKPDWCVRTLRALGDAEELDEIVPRVLIVDQGSRLVVDDPGYRAAAARLGSRMSVLRQENLGGSGGFARVMAESVARAEAEFVLLLDDDVRVEPEAIRRAVMFAAYCSRETIVGGHMLDLLSPTKLYAWAEVVDEKPFMWHPLNEDRMPVDFADADLRDIPLLHRAEQADYNGWWMCLIPRRTIERIGYPLPAFIKWDDAEYGLRARENGIATVSLPGAALWHVAWVGKDDQIDWQAYFHARNRIVTALLHSSAPRGGTLIEHSRRVDLKHFMAMQYYPVAIRHLALRSVLAGPDHMHSELAVILPRLREMAREFPETQATTGTFRATRTDRWEADSPAPSGIRLAATMTSSLVFGWFRRPRSAPAQSAEVHVPASEAKWWRLAAFDSAIVTLAQTGVERRYLRDRSRFRRQVVDSFRLHRALRREWSGLQAAYRNAPLTTRESWAATLAGAAPTEIADSGPAAGA, from the coding sequence ATGAGGCATGTCCTTCAGAACCTCGTCCTCCCTTTCGGTGACGACCGCGACCTGGGTCGCCTCTACCTCGCGGCGGAACCCGGCGTCGCCGAGCTGCGCGGACGCAGCGAACTCCGGGTGTCGGCCGGGGCGACGGCATCCTTCGCGACGTACTTCAACGCCTTTCCCGCCGCGTACTGGTCGCGCTCGACAGACCTCGTCGAGGTCCGCCTCACCGTCCGGACGACCGCTCCGGGCACGCTGCGGGTGCACCGTTCGAATCGCGATGGCGACACGGCGATCGTCGACGAGCGCGCGATCGTGTCCGGAAGCGTGTCGGTCGATCTGCCGCTGGGGGAGGCCGGGTCGACCGGATGGCTCTGGTTCGACCTGATCGCCGGCGAGCACGATGCGACCCTCACCGCAGCGACATGGGACACCGATCGCGAGCCGCACCGGCCGCCAACCGCGAGCGTCGGGATCACCACGATCGACAAGCCGGACTGGTGCGTCCGCACGCTGCGGGCGCTCGGCGACGCCGAAGAGCTCGACGAGATCGTCCCGCGCGTTCTCATCGTCGATCAGGGCTCGCGACTGGTCGTCGACGACCCGGGGTACCGCGCCGCCGCAGCGCGGCTCGGCTCGCGCATGAGCGTCCTCCGGCAGGAGAACCTCGGCGGCTCGGGCGGGTTCGCGCGGGTGATGGCGGAGTCCGTCGCTCGGGCGGAGGCCGAGTTCGTCCTGCTCCTCGACGACGACGTGCGCGTGGAGCCGGAGGCGATCCGCCGCGCGGTGATGTTCGCCGCGTACTGCTCGCGGGAGACGATCGTCGGCGGCCACATGCTGGATCTCCTGTCCCCGACCAAGTTGTACGCGTGGGCGGAGGTGGTGGACGAGAAGCCGTTCATGTGGCACCCGCTGAACGAGGATCGGATGCCGGTGGACTTCGCCGATGCGGACCTTCGCGACATCCCGCTGCTCCACCGGGCGGAGCAGGCGGATTACAACGGCTGGTGGATGTGCCTGATCCCTCGCCGCACCATCGAGCGGATCGGCTATCCGCTGCCCGCCTTCATCAAGTGGGACGACGCGGAGTACGGTCTGCGCGCACGGGAGAACGGAATCGCGACGGTATCGCTTCCAGGCGCCGCGCTCTGGCATGTGGCGTGGGTGGGCAAGGACGACCAGATCGACTGGCAGGCCTACTTCCACGCGCGGAACCGCATCGTCACGGCCCTGCTGCATTCGTCCGCACCACGCGGCGGCACGCTCATCGAGCACAGCAGGCGCGTCGACCTGAAGCACTTCATGGCCATGCAGTACTACCCCGTGGCGATCCGCCATCTGGCGCTTCGATCCGTGCTCGCCGGCCCCGATCACATGCACTCCGAACTCGCCGTGATCCTGCCGCGTCTGCGGGAGATGGCCCGGGAGTTCCCCGAGACCCAGGCGACCACGGGCACGTTCCGCGCGACCCGGACGGACCGCTGGGAGGCGGATTCGCCCGCGCCATCCGGGATCCGGCTGGCGGCGACCATGACGAGTTCACTCGTCTTCGGCTGGTTCCGTCGGCCTCGGTCCGCGCCGGCTCAGTCGGCCGAGGTGCACGTCCCCGCGAGCGAAGCCAAGTGGTGGCGGCTCGCGGCGTTCGACTCGGCCATCGTCACGCTGGCGCAGACCGGTGTCGAGCGCCGCTACCTGCGCGATCGGTCCCGCTTCCGTCGGCAGGTCGTCGACAGCTTCCGCCTGCACCGCGCGCTCAGGCGCGAGTGGTCGGGGCTGCAGGCGGCCTACCGCAACGCGCCGCTGACCACCCGGGAGAGCTGGGCGGCCACGCTGGCGGGCGCGGCGCCGACGGAGATCGCAGACTCCGGCCCGGCCGCCGGCGCCTGA
- a CDS encoding DegT/DnrJ/EryC1/StrS family aminotransferase: MTRPTPAYPLATTTWDDAEYAALQRVIESGRFTMGPLVKEFEAAFAAHFGSSFGVMVNSGSSANLIAVAAAVLDPRIDLSRGDEVIVPAVSWPTTYYPLSQYGLRPRFVDIDIDTLNLDLDLVEAAIGPRTKAIFAVNLLGNPNDFTRLRAIAERHGLVLLEDNCESLGAVHDGIAAGTAGLAGTFSSFFSHHIATMEGGVILTDDEQLYQEMISLRAHGWTRELPQDNHVHAKSGDTWEDLFRFVLPGYNVRPLEMEGALGLEQLKKVPALIEGRRRNAAYFAERFAGIEGIRTQRETGQSSWFGFSMVLEGRLAGRRRELVRAFDEAGVESRPIVAGNFARNPVIAHLDAIVPDELPAADKVDVDGLFVGNHHYPVDGGIDLVAEVAERVARSV; encoded by the coding sequence ATGACGCGCCCCACGCCCGCCTATCCCCTTGCCACGACGACCTGGGACGACGCAGAATACGCCGCCCTTCAGCGCGTGATCGAAAGCGGCCGGTTCACGATGGGTCCGCTGGTGAAAGAGTTCGAAGCCGCCTTCGCGGCGCACTTCGGATCGTCCTTCGGCGTGATGGTCAACTCCGGGAGCTCGGCGAACCTCATCGCCGTGGCAGCAGCCGTGCTCGATCCGCGCATCGATCTGTCGCGCGGCGACGAGGTCATCGTGCCGGCCGTCTCCTGGCCGACCACCTACTACCCGCTCAGCCAGTACGGCCTGCGTCCCCGGTTCGTCGACATCGACATCGACACCCTCAATCTCGACCTCGATCTGGTCGAGGCGGCGATCGGCCCGAGGACGAAGGCGATCTTCGCGGTCAACCTGCTGGGCAACCCGAACGACTTCACTCGGCTCCGCGCCATCGCCGAGCGCCACGGCCTGGTCCTCCTTGAGGACAACTGCGAGTCGCTGGGAGCCGTGCACGACGGCATCGCGGCGGGGACGGCGGGCCTCGCCGGCACCTTCAGCTCGTTCTTCTCGCACCACATCGCCACGATGGAGGGCGGCGTGATCCTCACCGATGACGAGCAGCTGTATCAGGAGATGATCTCGCTGCGCGCGCACGGCTGGACCCGCGAGCTCCCTCAGGACAACCACGTTCACGCCAAGTCGGGCGACACCTGGGAGGATCTCTTCCGCTTCGTCCTGCCGGGCTACAACGTGCGTCCGCTCGAGATGGAGGGCGCGCTCGGACTCGAGCAGCTCAAGAAGGTCCCCGCGCTCATCGAGGGACGCCGTCGGAATGCCGCGTACTTCGCGGAGCGGTTCGCCGGCATCGAGGGGATCAGGACCCAGCGGGAGACCGGCCAGAGCAGCTGGTTCGGCTTCTCGATGGTCCTCGAGGGTCGCCTCGCCGGCCGTCGTCGCGAACTCGTGCGCGCCTTCGACGAGGCGGGCGTGGAGTCGCGCCCCATCGTCGCCGGGAACTTCGCACGCAACCCCGTCATCGCCCACCTGGACGCGATCGTCCCGGACGAGCTCCCTGCCGCCGACAAGGTGGACGTCGACGGCCTGTTCGTGGGCAACCACCACTACCCGGTCGACGGTGGCATCGATCTGGTCGCCGAGGTCGCAGAGCGGGTCGCCCGCTCCGTCTGA
- a CDS encoding NAD-dependent epimerase/dehydratase family protein, which translates to MRALLTGGGGMLGSSIAAAWRVVRPDDELVVLTRLEADLRDSVATREAIAHARPDVVIHTAAFVGGIGDKTARPLPYLMENLRIDASVLDAVVAEEVPRYVYTASAAAYPAAAPNPIDESALFSGRLEPANEGYGLAKLTGLTAVGYAARQTGRHYRSILPSNLYGPGDTFDPSRAHLIASTLRKTHDAKVSGSGEVEVWGDGTARREFTFAPDLAAWLVREIETVESWPGVMNIGAGDDHTIREFYEFAADVVGYEGDLVFDPSRPSGVPRRLIDSSLARAHGWRATTAMVDGMAETYRAFLSRPANGDRS; encoded by the coding sequence GTGCGCGCGCTGTTGACCGGCGGCGGCGGGATGCTCGGCTCGAGCATCGCCGCGGCATGGCGGGTCGTACGCCCGGATGATGAGCTCGTCGTCCTGACCCGACTCGAGGCCGATCTTCGCGACTCCGTCGCGACGCGCGAAGCGATCGCTCACGCCCGACCCGACGTCGTCATCCACACGGCGGCGTTCGTCGGAGGAATCGGCGACAAGACCGCCCGGCCGCTCCCCTACCTGATGGAGAACCTGCGCATCGATGCGTCGGTGCTCGATGCGGTCGTCGCCGAAGAGGTCCCCCGGTACGTCTACACGGCGAGCGCCGCGGCGTACCCCGCCGCCGCACCGAACCCGATCGATGAGTCCGCGCTGTTCTCCGGCCGACTCGAGCCTGCGAACGAGGGCTACGGCCTCGCGAAGCTCACCGGTCTCACCGCGGTCGGTTACGCGGCGCGCCAGACCGGCCGGCACTATCGCTCGATCCTGCCGTCGAATCTGTACGGGCCGGGCGACACGTTCGACCCGAGCCGCGCTCACCTGATCGCCTCGACACTGCGCAAGACCCATGACGCGAAGGTGTCGGGGTCCGGCGAGGTGGAGGTCTGGGGCGACGGCACCGCACGTCGCGAGTTCACGTTCGCGCCCGACCTCGCGGCGTGGCTCGTCCGCGAGATCGAGACCGTGGAATCCTGGCCGGGCGTGATGAACATCGGCGCCGGCGACGACCACACCATCCGCGAGTTCTACGAGTTCGCCGCCGACGTCGTCGGATACGAGGGCGACCTCGTCTTCGACCCCTCCCGCCCCAGCGGTGTGCCCCGCCGGCTCATAGACTCGTCGCTGGCGCGAGCGCACGGATGGCGCGCGACGACCGCGATGGTCGACGGCATGGCCGAGACCTATCGCGCCTTCCTTTCCCGCCCCGCGAACGGAGATCGCTCATGA